The genomic segment TAGGCCCAACACACCGTACACCTGACTCGCTCACCACCGATGACAGCATCACACGGGTAAACAAACTTGCCCCGCGAATCCTATTCCCGTCCTCAGTTTAGCCGTCGAATGAACACGTAGATGAACGATGCAGACTCTTGCAAGTTCATGTAATCCACTTCTTTCCGTGGTTGCAGCTGTACTTTGTTCCGGAGTATAATTCGCAAGGATGGGGGACTGCAGCTCCGACAAATTTTCGAAATGTGCAAAAGGGGAAGCATCGCGCAACGCCATTTTTGACTAGTTGTGAATCGATTGTCTAATTTCTCACAAGCTCAGTTCGAATTGCCTGTTTGGTGATACGTTGAGAGAATTATAGCATGTGGCGAGAACGAGGTCGTCGACATTGCCTCAACCAAGTTAGCGTATGGGATATATGTGAGGAGATTTGGAGTTGATGCGGAGTAACATGTTGACAAAGCTTTGCAAttgacttttcttttttttgaATCTAGTATGGGTTAGGAGTCTCCCGCCTCGTATGTGATACTAATGGCTCATATAACTCGTGAATTATCTTGATGGTTTACTTCGTCGTTCATCAACTCCCTCCCTGATACGTCTTTCCCGTTTCCCAGATTCAAAGTAACATTCACATAAACTTATCCTTGCTGAAGGTGTCATTACAAGGCTCAACATTCCCACGATGAGTGACAGCGACGCAATTCAGGTTCGTCGGCCTGACAGCAATTCGAATATACAAATCGATGCCGAAAAGGCAAGCGTCCACGAAGATGATTTCAAAAATGTCCAAATCCGTGGATTAGAAACCTCTCCCGAGACTTCTCTCCACCGTGGGCTTAAAGCGCGGCACATCACcatgattgccattggcggcgcTTTGGGCACAGGACTTATCGTCGGCACAGGCAAAGCTCTTGCCCAGGCCGGACCAGGCTCACTGTTCATCTCATATACATTTATCGGGGGATTAGTGTTTATGGTAATGGCGGCTCTTGGCGAGATGTCGGCGTGGCTACCATTGAGCGCAGGCTTTACAGGATATGCCACGAGATATTGCCACCCGTCTCTTGGCTTTGCCCTTGGCTGGTCGTAAGTTGCCAAGTGAAACCCCCATGCTATGCTGAGTCACTAACGTGTAATCTTTTACAGTTACTGGTTTAAATACATCATCGTCACACCGAATCAGCTCACGGCCGCGGCCCTCGTCATACAATTCTGGGTTCCAAGAGAGAAAGTCAACCCCggtgtgtttgttgccaTCTTTTTGGTTGCCATTGTGTGCATTAACTACTTTGGCGGTATCCGATTTTTCGGCGAATTTGAATTCTGGCTTTCTTCTTTCAAAGTCATTGTCATAATTGGCATCATcctgtttgccttgattaTGGCTTGTGGCGGTGGCCCTACTGGCGATGCCCCCGGCTTCCGATACTGGCGTGATCCAGGGGCATTCGCAGAGTTATATACCGACGGCTCCGTGGGCCGCTTTCTGGGCTTCTGGTCAGTCATGGTAAATGCCACGTTTGCCTACCTGGGCACAGAACTCGTCGGAGTGACCGCCGGCGAGGCGCAGAATCCACGGAGGACCATCcccaaggccatcaagctGACCTTCTTCCGCATCCTCTTCTTCTACTGTCTGAGTGTCTTCCTAGTGGGCATGCTTGTGCCGTACAACTCCAAAGCTCTTGCGTTCGCAAATGGACAATCCAACCCAGGGGCCAGTGCAAGTCCGTTTGTTGTGGCCGCAACACTGGCGGGCGTCAAGGTGTTGCCTCACATTATCAACGCCTGCATCTGCTTGTTTGTCTTCTCCGCTGCCAACTCGGATCTATACATTGCAAGCCGCACGCTATACGGCCTCGCGAGTGACTGGTCCGCGCCGAGCATCTTTCGCCGAACAGATCGTCGTGGCGTGCCGTACCCGGCGTTGATGCTCTGCACGGCGTTTTGCTGCCTGGCGTTTATGACGGTCGCAGATGATTCAAAAAGGGTATTTGGCTACTTTGTTAATCTCACGACGATATTCGGCTTAATGACCTGGATTTCTATACTCGTTACTCACATCTTTTTCCTTCGTGCCCGGAAAGCCCAGAACATCCCCGATAGTGCCATGCCATATGTTGCGCCGCAAGGCATGGTTGGTACGGTGATTGCTCTTTCGTTCTGCATCTTGATTGCGTTGACCAAGAACTTTGGTGTTTTTGTGCACCAGGGCGGTGATACTTTTGTGTACAAGGACTTTATAACTGGGTACTTGGGAATTCCGCTGTATTTGATACTTCTTTTTGGACACATGTTTATCACCAAGAGCAGGAGGGTTAAGCCAACTGAGGCGGACTTTTTTACAGGCAAGGAAATCATTGACAATGAGGAGCGGGAGTTTGTGGAAAAGGTAAAGGAACAGCAGGCGGCGAAAACTGGTTGGAGCAGAGTCTATTCGCGGGTATTGTCCTGGTTATTTTAACAGCCGTTTCGAGTGAGTTCGATGAGAAATGGAAGCGAATATGACTACAATTATCTCTCTGTACCTTTGTATCCGCTGAAGGCTTCTTTCTGCTAGTCAAATAGCCCAGCATTTTTTCTAAGAGGCAATAGTCTTCAGGGCGGTTGTTACAGGGGGTAAGAGGATGGGGAAAAAAAGTCCTGAAAATCAAGAGAGAACAATCAATAACATAGAAAGATCTTTCAAAGCTAACACTTTTCCCCGGTGCAGGTTTTTCGACTTCAGTCAACATGTTCGAAGGAACAAGACGTTGAAGGACTAAGCTTCCTTTGAACCTGGAATGTGTCCTGTACTTCCGGGGTTGAggcaacaaagccaagactgTGAAATGGGGAAACACAATTCTCAATGATACGTAGGTTCAATAGTAA from the Pochonia chlamydosporia 170 chromosome 6, whole genome shotgun sequence genome contains:
- a CDS encoding dicarboxylic amino acid permease (similar to Aspergillus terreus NIH2624 XP_001218343.1) produces the protein MSDSDAIQVRRPDSNSNIQIDAEKASVHEDDFKNVQIRGLETSPETSLHRGLKARHITMIAIGGALGTGLIVGTGKALAQAGPGSLFISYTFIGGLVFMVMAALGEMSAWLPLSAGFTGYATRYCHPSLGFALGWSYWFKYIIVTPNQLTAAALVIQFWVPREKVNPGVFVAIFLVAIVCINYFGGIRFFGEFEFWLSSFKVIVIIGIILFALIMACGGGPTGDAPGFRYWRDPGAFAELYTDGSVGRFLGFWSVMVNATFAYLGTELVGVTAGEAQNPRRTIPKAIKLTFFRILFFYCLSVFLVGMLVPYNSKALAFANGQSNPGASASPFVVAATLAGVKVLPHIINACICLFVFSAANSDLYIASRTLYGLASDWSAPSIFRRTDRRGVPYPALMLCTAFCCLAFMTVADDSKRVFGYFVNLTTIFGLMTWISILVTHIFFLRARKAQNIPDSAMPYVAPQGMVGTVIALSFCILIALTKNFGVFVHQGGDTFVYKDFITGYLGIPLYLILLFGHMFITKSRRVKPTEADFFTGKEIIDNEEREFVEKVKEQQAAKTGWSRVYSRVLSWLF